A genomic region of Friedmanniella luteola contains the following coding sequences:
- a CDS encoding methyltransferase domain-containing protein: MTTPGAPFPAWFFDRDDPSPDDRFYRPTRLVTHIDDGAVAAVGDLYAELGVDGSAGEPRRVLDLMSSWVSHLTTPPAELVVLGMNAAELAANRAATERVVQDLNVEPELPFDDASFDAVLCCVSVDYLVRPVEVLAEAARVLRPGAPVVLTFSNRCFPTKAVHGWLATDDAGRCALVADYLRRAGGFGEPEVSLRTPSTRGYRGDPLYAVVARRVPSP, encoded by the coding sequence GTGACCACCCCCGGCGCACCCTTCCCGGCCTGGTTCTTCGACCGGGACGACCCGAGCCCCGACGACCGGTTCTACCGGCCGACGCGGCTGGTCACCCACATCGACGACGGGGCGGTGGCCGCCGTCGGGGACCTCTACGCCGAGCTGGGGGTGGACGGCTCGGCGGGGGAGCCGCGGCGGGTGCTGGACCTCATGTCGTCCTGGGTCTCGCACCTGACCACCCCGCCCGCGGAGCTGGTGGTGCTCGGGATGAACGCCGCGGAGCTGGCCGCGAACCGGGCCGCGACGGAACGGGTGGTGCAGGACCTCAACGTCGAGCCGGAGCTGCCCTTCGACGACGCGTCCTTCGACGCCGTGCTGTGCTGCGTGTCGGTCGACTACCTGGTGCGCCCGGTCGAGGTGCTGGCCGAGGCCGCCCGGGTGCTGCGGCCCGGCGCACCGGTGGTGCTGACGTTCTCCAACCGCTGCTTCCCCACCAAGGCGGTGCACGGCTGGCTCGCGACCGACGACGCCGGGAGGTGCGCCCTCGTCGCCGACTACCTCCGCCGCGCCGGTGGCTTCGGCGAGCCGGAGGTCAGCCTCCGGACGCCCTCCACCCGCGGCTACCGCGGCGACCCCCTCTACGCCGTCGTCGCCCGCCGGGTCCCCTCTCCCTGA
- a CDS encoding putative protein N(5)-glutamine methyltransferase, with product MADELGRETVDPDVVARLRAAGCVFAEEEAALLAGAAPAGPLREALVTRRVAGEPLEQVLGWVAFARLRVPVRPGVFVPRRRTELLAEQAVLVTPGSGVVVELCCGVAAVGLVVLAARPGVELHAADLDPVAVACARANLAGRAVVHAGDLYDALPADLAGRVDVLVANAPYVPTAAIALMPPEAREHEAPMALDGGSDGLAVLRRVVAGARPWLAPGGRLLVECSEQQTGPLTAFAAGQGLTPRVVRDEEREATVVVATPA from the coding sequence GTGGCGGACGAGCTGGGGCGGGAGACGGTGGACCCCGACGTCGTCGCCCGGCTGCGGGCGGCGGGCTGCGTGTTCGCCGAGGAGGAGGCGGCGCTGCTGGCCGGCGCGGCGCCGGCCGGGCCGCTCCGGGAGGCGCTGGTGACGCGCCGGGTGGCGGGGGAGCCGCTGGAGCAGGTGCTGGGCTGGGTCGCGTTCGCACGCCTGCGGGTGCCCGTGCGGCCGGGGGTGTTCGTCCCGCGCCGCCGCACCGAGCTGCTGGCCGAGCAGGCGGTCCTGGTCACCCCGGGGTCCGGCGTCGTGGTCGAGCTCTGCTGCGGGGTGGCGGCGGTCGGCCTGGTGGTGCTGGCCGCGCGACCCGGCGTCGAGCTGCACGCGGCGGACCTGGACCCGGTGGCTGTCGCGTGCGCCCGGGCCAACCTGGCCGGCCGCGCCGTCGTGCACGCCGGCGACCTGTACGACGCCCTGCCCGCCGACCTCGCCGGCCGCGTGGACGTGCTGGTGGCCAACGCCCCCTACGTCCCGACGGCGGCGATCGCCCTGATGCCGCCGGAGGCGCGGGAGCACGAGGCCCCGATGGCCCTGGACGGGGGGAGCGACGGGCTGGCGGTGCTGCGGCGGGTCGTCGCGGGCGCCCGCCCCTGGCTGGCGCCCGGCGGCCGGCTGCTGGTCGAGTGCAGCGAGCAGCAGACCGGACCGCTGACGGCGTTCGCCGCCGGACAGGGCCTGACCCCCCGGGTGGTGCGGGACGAGGAGCGGGAGGCGACCGTCGTCGTCGCCACGCCGGCCTGA
- a CDS encoding DUF4118 domain-containing protein, with the protein MAVGQLRVHLGAAPGVGKTCAMLDEGRRRQERGTDVVVAVLETHGRARTAAAAEGLEVVPRRTLRHCGVEVTELDVDAVLARRPRVALVDELAHTVPVDEAWRAAHPDAHTRRWQDVQALLAAGIDVVTTLDVQQLESLNDVVEAITGVRQTETVPDQVVRGAATVELVDLSPQSLRKRMEHGNIYPPDRVEHALTHDFREGNLAALRELALLWLADRVDEGLDRYRSAHGIDATWATRERVVVAVSGAAESASLLRRAARIASRTAGGEWMAVYVTRRDGLSGVSTAELERLRARTAELGGTFHAVVAADAAEGLLDFARGVNATQVLVGASRRSRLATLLRPGVGERVIAESGDIDVHVVTHPYARDRGGAGRQRARVSRRRLLGGYLMALPATVLLAGLLRLTPDLHGLPSESMLFMALVVGTALVGGLWPAVVGALVSGLLLNFFFVAPTGTFTIADPENAFAVAVFLLTGVAVASVVDRAARRTEQATRARAEANALAVLSHALLHTGDDQEQLLGRVAEVFGMSGAAVLRRTADGCVVEASSGDAPTGPDGADADIVVTPEVSVVFRGHPLDAADRRLLSAFAAHFAVVRERREALAAARRAAELAEGNRTRTALLAAVSHDLRTPLAVIKAAASSLRDPSIRWSAADEAELLATVEDGADRLENLVGNLLDLSRLQTGSVNPLLAEVDLASAVAWALDPLPDADRVEVRLAGLDRPALADAGLLDRVIANLVENALRHTPEGTPVEVTAGLVPDPDRPGVELRVVDHGPGVPPGSREALFAPFQRLGDVPAGDGLGLGLAVARGLTEAMHGRLTAVDTPGGGLTLVVELPLAPAVVTA; encoded by the coding sequence ATGGCGGTCGGTCAGCTCCGGGTGCACCTGGGCGCCGCACCCGGGGTCGGGAAGACCTGCGCCATGCTCGACGAGGGCCGCCGCCGGCAGGAGCGCGGGACCGACGTCGTGGTCGCCGTCCTCGAGACGCACGGACGGGCCCGCACGGCCGCGGCCGCGGAGGGCCTGGAGGTCGTCCCCCGCCGCACGCTGCGCCACTGCGGCGTCGAGGTGACCGAGCTCGACGTCGACGCGGTGCTGGCCCGCCGCCCGCGGGTGGCCCTGGTCGACGAGCTGGCTCACACCGTCCCGGTGGACGAGGCCTGGCGCGCGGCCCACCCGGACGCGCACACCCGGCGCTGGCAGGACGTGCAGGCGCTGCTGGCCGCGGGCATCGACGTCGTCACCACCCTCGACGTGCAGCAGCTGGAGTCCCTCAACGACGTCGTCGAGGCGATCACCGGGGTCCGGCAGACCGAGACCGTGCCCGACCAGGTGGTGCGGGGCGCGGCCACCGTCGAGCTCGTCGACCTGAGCCCGCAGTCGCTGCGGAAGCGGATGGAGCACGGCAACATCTACCCCCCGGACCGGGTCGAGCACGCCCTGACCCACGACTTCCGGGAGGGGAACCTGGCCGCGCTGCGCGAGCTGGCCCTGCTCTGGCTGGCCGACCGGGTCGACGAGGGCCTGGACCGCTACCGCTCCGCGCACGGCATCGACGCCACCTGGGCCACCCGCGAGCGCGTCGTCGTGGCGGTGTCCGGGGCGGCCGAGTCAGCCTCCCTGCTGCGCCGGGCGGCCCGCATCGCCTCCCGCACCGCGGGCGGTGAGTGGATGGCGGTCTACGTCACCCGGCGGGACGGGCTGAGCGGCGTGTCGACGGCGGAGCTGGAGCGGCTGCGGGCCAGGACGGCCGAGCTGGGCGGCACCTTCCACGCCGTCGTCGCCGCCGACGCGGCCGAGGGGCTGCTCGACTTCGCGCGCGGCGTCAACGCCACCCAGGTGCTGGTCGGCGCCAGCCGCCGGAGCCGGCTGGCCACGCTGCTGCGGCCCGGCGTCGGCGAGCGGGTGATCGCCGAGTCCGGGGACATCGACGTGCACGTCGTCACCCACCCCTACGCCCGGGATCGGGGCGGGGCCGGTCGGCAGCGGGCCCGGGTCAGCCGTCGCCGGCTGCTCGGCGGCTACCTGATGGCGCTGCCCGCCACCGTCCTGCTGGCCGGGCTGCTGCGGCTGACCCCCGACCTGCACGGCCTGCCCAGCGAGTCGATGCTGTTCATGGCCCTGGTGGTGGGCACGGCCCTGGTCGGCGGCCTGTGGCCCGCCGTCGTCGGCGCCCTGGTCAGCGGGCTGCTGCTCAACTTCTTCTTCGTCGCGCCCACCGGCACCTTCACCATCGCCGACCCCGAGAACGCCTTCGCGGTCGCGGTCTTCCTGCTGACCGGGGTGGCCGTCGCCTCCGTCGTCGACCGGGCCGCGCGGCGGACCGAGCAGGCGACCCGCGCCCGGGCCGAGGCGAACGCGCTCGCCGTCCTCTCCCACGCGCTGCTGCACACCGGCGACGACCAGGAGCAGCTGCTCGGCCGGGTGGCGGAGGTGTTCGGCATGAGCGGGGCGGCCGTCCTGCGCCGCACGGCCGACGGCTGCGTCGTCGAGGCCTCGTCCGGTGACGCCCCGACCGGGCCGGACGGCGCCGACGCCGACATCGTCGTCACGCCCGAGGTCTCCGTCGTCTTCCGGGGGCACCCGCTGGACGCGGCCGACCGCCGGCTGCTCTCGGCGTTCGCCGCCCACTTCGCCGTCGTGCGCGAGCGGCGGGAGGCCCTGGCCGCGGCGCGGCGCGCCGCCGAGCTCGCCGAGGGCAACCGGACCCGGACGGCGCTGCTCGCCGCCGTGTCGCACGACCTCCGCACCCCGCTGGCGGTGATCAAGGCCGCGGCCAGCAGCCTGCGGGACCCGAGCATCCGCTGGTCGGCGGCCGACGAGGCCGAGCTGCTGGCCACCGTCGAGGACGGCGCCGACCGGCTGGAGAACCTGGTCGGCAACCTGCTGGACCTCAGCCGGCTGCAGACGGGCTCGGTCAACCCGTTGCTCGCCGAGGTCGACCTGGCCAGCGCCGTCGCCTGGGCCCTCGACCCGCTGCCCGACGCCGACCGTGTCGAGGTCCGGCTCGCCGGCCTCGACCGCCCGGCCCTCGCCGACGCGGGGCTGCTGGACCGGGTGATCGCCAACCTCGTCGAGAACGCGCTGCGGCACACCCCGGAGGGCACCCCGGTCGAGGTCACGGCCGGGCTGGTGCCCGACCCGGACCGGCCGGGCGTCGAGCTGCGGGTGGTCGACCACGGACCCGGCGTCCCGCCGGGATCGCGGGAGGCGCTCTTCGCCCCGTTCCAGCGGCTCGGTGACGTCCCCGCCGGCGACGGGCTGGGGCTCGGCCTCGCCGTCGCCCGCGGCCTCACCGAGGCGATGCACGGCCGGCTGACCGCCGTCGACACCCCCGGCGGCGGGCTGACGCTGGTGGTCGAGCTCCCGCTGGCCCCGGCGGTGGTGACCGCGTGA
- a CDS encoding response regulator, protein MTFVLAVDDDPALLRTLSINLRARGYEVGTAADGRSALQVVAERMPDLVLLDLGLPDVDGVSVLRQLRSSAEVPVLVLSARHASDDKVEALDLGADDYVTKPFGMDELLARIRTALRHGPLAVGTPPRVVAAGELRLDLTDQRATRAGAAVHLTPTEWRLVEVLTRTPGQLVRQTDLLREVWGPGYHRETNYLRVYLANLRRKLEAEPGRPRHFLTEPGVGYRFVP, encoded by the coding sequence GTGACCTTCGTGCTCGCCGTCGACGACGACCCCGCCCTGCTGCGCACGCTCAGCATCAACCTGCGCGCCCGCGGCTACGAGGTGGGGACGGCCGCGGACGGCCGCTCGGCCCTGCAGGTGGTGGCCGAGCGGATGCCCGACCTGGTGCTGCTGGACCTCGGGCTCCCCGACGTGGACGGTGTCAGCGTGCTGCGCCAGCTGCGCTCGTCCGCCGAGGTCCCGGTGCTGGTGCTGTCCGCCCGGCACGCCTCCGACGACAAGGTGGAGGCGCTCGACCTCGGCGCCGACGACTACGTCACCAAGCCCTTCGGGATGGACGAGCTGCTCGCCCGCATCCGGACCGCCCTGCGGCACGGCCCGCTGGCGGTCGGCACGCCGCCCCGGGTGGTCGCGGCGGGCGAGCTGCGCCTGGACCTCACCGACCAGCGCGCCACCCGCGCCGGCGCCGCCGTGCACCTGACGCCGACGGAGTGGCGGCTGGTGGAGGTGCTCACCCGCACCCCGGGTCAGCTGGTCCGCCAGACCGACCTGCTCCGGGAGGTCTGGGGCCCCGGCTACCACCGCGAGACCAACTACCTCCGCGTCTACCTGGCCAACCTGCGCCGCAAGCTGGAGGCCGAGCCCGGCCGTCCCCGGCACTTCCTCACCGAGCCGGGCGTCGGCTACCGCTTCGTCCCCTGA
- a CDS encoding esterase-like activity of phytase family protein encodes MRLSPLGATTAALLSLGLLWPTAAASAAPRPVEREQRPASTAAAERPRTTTTPTLTARATLAADHLAAGPPSGAQATPANGRQGPFDGQVIPGFSGVVANGDGTYWAMPDNGFGAKANSADFLLRMYLVKPAWETAGGGKGAIRVQRFISLRDPDRKIGFPIVHDRTRSRLLTGADFDVESVVRVPDGTFWVGEEFGPFLLHVDRRGRVLDAPVPFAGGKSPDNPTLAGAAAAVPRSRGFEAMAGSADGRRLYPVVEGALTTDPEKRRRVISEFDTREKRYTGTTWAYQTDTDANVVGDAHMTGAHTMVVLERDDFQGAAAVTKRVYAVDLRREDRDGYLVKNLVVDLLEIANPAEIGVDRSPGAYGVGRTFSFPFQSVETVVPLGRGRYLLANDNNFPGNDARYPGTPDDTEMIMLQLKKGRVTAPSTMLIAHRGASGYRPEHTLASYELAIAQGADYIEPDVVATKDGQLVARHENEIGGTTDVSVHPEFAGRRTTKVIDGRSITGWFTEDFTLAELRTLRAVERLPLVRRSNTSFDGLYQVPTLDEVIDLARHSRTADGRRIGVYPETKHPTYFADLGLALEDRLVDVLEDNGYAGADDPVVIQSFETANLQRLSRRTDLPLVQLVDCSGAPFDLKSSGDPRTYADLVTPEGLAEISGYADAVGLCKDVMIPRDAQNRLAEPTDVIRDAHRVGLSVTGWTFRLENQYLPADYRLGADLNAPGDLRREIEAYLAAGMDAFFTDNPDVGDLARRRHAAVTPAPRSGVERVQAVTAAR; translated from the coding sequence ATGCGACTGTCCCCGCTGGGCGCCACGACGGCCGCCCTCCTCTCCCTCGGCCTGCTCTGGCCGACGGCGGCCGCCTCCGCGGCCCCCCGACCGGTCGAGCGCGAGCAGCGCCCGGCCAGCACCGCGGCCGCCGAGCGGCCCCGGACCACGACCACCCCCACCCTCACCGCCCGCGCCACCCTCGCCGCCGACCACCTGGCCGCCGGGCCGCCGTCCGGGGCGCAGGCCACCCCGGCGAACGGCCGGCAGGGCCCGTTCGACGGCCAGGTCATCCCCGGCTTCTCCGGCGTCGTGGCCAACGGCGACGGCACCTACTGGGCGATGCCGGACAACGGGTTCGGCGCCAAGGCGAACTCCGCCGACTTCCTGCTGCGGATGTACCTGGTGAAGCCTGCCTGGGAGACCGCGGGCGGCGGGAAGGGCGCCATCCGCGTCCAGCGGTTCATCTCCCTGCGCGACCCCGACCGCAAGATCGGCTTCCCGATCGTCCACGACCGCACCCGGTCGCGGCTGCTGACCGGGGCCGACTTCGACGTCGAGTCGGTCGTCCGGGTGCCGGACGGCACCTTCTGGGTCGGCGAGGAGTTCGGCCCCTTCCTGCTGCACGTGGACCGGCGCGGTCGGGTGCTCGACGCGCCGGTGCCCTTCGCGGGCGGGAAGTCGCCCGACAACCCGACCCTCGCCGGCGCGGCGGCCGCCGTGCCGCGGAGCCGGGGCTTCGAGGCCATGGCCGGCAGCGCCGACGGCCGCCGGCTCTACCCCGTCGTCGAGGGCGCCCTCACGACCGACCCGGAGAAGCGCCGCCGGGTGATCTCGGAGTTCGACACCCGGGAGAAGCGCTACACCGGCACGACGTGGGCCTACCAGACCGACACCGACGCGAACGTCGTCGGCGACGCGCACATGACCGGCGCGCACACGATGGTCGTCCTGGAGCGCGACGACTTCCAGGGCGCGGCCGCCGTCACCAAGCGGGTCTACGCGGTGGACCTGCGCCGGGAGGACCGCGACGGCTACCTGGTCAAGAACCTGGTCGTCGACCTGCTCGAGATCGCCAACCCCGCGGAGATCGGCGTCGACCGCTCACCCGGCGCCTACGGCGTCGGGCGCACCTTCTCCTTCCCCTTCCAGTCGGTCGAGACCGTCGTCCCGCTGGGCCGGGGCCGCTACCTGCTGGCCAACGACAACAACTTCCCCGGCAACGACGCCCGCTACCCGGGCACGCCCGACGACACGGAGATGATCATGCTGCAGCTGAAGAAGGGGCGCGTCACCGCTCCGTCCACCATGCTGATCGCGCACCGCGGGGCCAGCGGCTACCGGCCCGAGCACACCCTGGCCTCCTACGAGCTGGCCATCGCCCAGGGCGCCGACTACATCGAGCCCGACGTCGTGGCCACCAAGGACGGCCAGCTGGTCGCCCGGCACGAGAACGAGATCGGCGGCACCACCGACGTGTCGGTGCACCCGGAGTTCGCGGGCCGCCGCACCACCAAGGTGATCGACGGCCGCAGCATCACGGGCTGGTTCACCGAGGACTTCACCCTGGCCGAGCTGCGCACGCTGCGGGCCGTCGAGCGGCTGCCGCTCGTCCGCCGCTCCAACACCAGCTTCGACGGGCTCTACCAGGTCCCGACGCTCGACGAGGTCATCGACCTGGCCCGGCACTCCCGGACCGCCGACGGCCGGCGGATCGGGGTCTACCCCGAGACCAAGCACCCCACCTACTTCGCCGACCTCGGGCTGGCGCTGGAGGACCGGCTGGTCGACGTGCTGGAGGACAACGGCTACGCCGGCGCCGACGACCCGGTGGTCATCCAGAGCTTCGAGACCGCCAACCTGCAGCGGCTCTCCCGCCGCACCGACCTGCCGCTCGTGCAGCTGGTCGACTGCTCCGGGGCGCCCTTCGACCTGAAGAGCTCGGGGGACCCGCGGACCTACGCCGACCTGGTGACGCCCGAGGGACTGGCCGAGATCAGCGGCTACGCCGACGCCGTCGGGCTCTGCAAGGACGTGATGATCCCGCGGGACGCCCAGAACCGGCTCGCCGAGCCGACCGACGTCATCCGGGACGCCCACCGGGTCGGTCTCAGCGTCACCGGCTGGACCTTCCGGCTGGAGAACCAGTACCTGCCCGCCGACTACCGGCTGGGTGCCGACCTGAACGCCCCGGGTGACCTGCGGCGCGAGATCGAGGCCTACCTCGCCGCCGGCATGGACGCCTTCTTCACCGACAACCCCGACGTCGGCGACCTGGCGCGGCGCCGGCACGCCGCCGTCACCCCGGCCCCGCGCTCCGGCGTCGAGCGCGTGCAGGCGGTCACGGCGGCGCGCTGA